One genomic segment of Corynebacterium durum includes these proteins:
- a CDS encoding Fpg/Nei family DNA glycosylase — protein MPEGDSVFQLASRMQFLVGREVLHTDLRVASVATTTFTGETVERIWPYGKHLFMQLGEQVLHTHLKMEGTWSFHLKGDRWKKPGYKARVVLAVDGTPHPRPIEAVGFELGFVRVFSLRDYPDRIAHLGPDVLGENWNPEEATKRILARTERPIGTALLDQRNLAGVGNEYRAEVCFIAGVHPATPVAHTDVPKIVDIVRRVMWANRNSPIRVTTGVRRAGENGYVFGRNNRPCRRCGTLIVKGELGGVDKGGDEGELERIIWWCPACQPRVL, from the coding sequence ATGCCTGAAGGCGATTCGGTATTTCAGTTGGCGTCCAGGATGCAGTTCCTGGTGGGCCGGGAAGTGCTGCATACGGACCTGCGGGTAGCCTCGGTGGCTACCACCACGTTCACAGGAGAGACCGTCGAGCGCATCTGGCCATACGGCAAGCATTTGTTTATGCAGCTGGGGGAGCAGGTTCTGCATACGCACCTGAAAATGGAGGGCACGTGGTCGTTTCATCTCAAGGGTGATAGGTGGAAGAAGCCTGGCTATAAGGCTCGCGTGGTGTTGGCTGTGGATGGCACTCCGCACCCGCGTCCGATTGAGGCGGTCGGGTTTGAGCTGGGTTTTGTGCGCGTGTTTTCGCTGCGTGATTACCCAGATCGGATCGCTCATTTGGGGCCGGATGTGCTGGGGGAGAACTGGAATCCGGAGGAAGCGACAAAGCGGATTCTCGCCAGGACAGAGCGCCCGATTGGCACGGCGTTGTTGGATCAGCGGAATCTGGCGGGAGTGGGAAATGAGTATCGCGCGGAGGTGTGTTTCATTGCGGGCGTGCACCCTGCCACGCCGGTTGCTCACACGGATGTGCCAAAGATCGTGGACATCGTGCGTCGAGTCATGTGGGCGAACCGTAATTCACCTATTCGCGTGACCACGGGGGTGCGACGCGCCGGGGAGAACGGCTACGTGTTTGGCCGGAATAACAGACCGTGCCGTCGATGCGGGACGCTGATTGTAAAAGGCGAGTTGGGCGGCGTCGATAAGGGTGGTGACGAGGGGGAGTTGGAGCGCATCATCTGGTGGTGTCCGGCGTGCCAGCCCCGGGTTTTGTGA
- a CDS encoding thymidylate synthase, with amino-acid sequence MTGVATPYEDLLRTILEHGTHKDDRTGTGTTSLFGQQIRFDLQHSFPLITTKKVHVKSIVGELLWFLRGDSNISFLHEHGITIWDEWASPDGELGPVYGVQWRSWPTPNGGHIDQIAGALDMLKNNPDSRRNIVSAWNVSEIDNMALPPCHLLFQLYVADGTLSCQLYQRSADMFLGVPFNIASYSLLTHMFAQQAGLKVGEFIWTGGDCHIYDNHREQVKLQLSREPRPYPQLELRKADSMFEYTFDDITFTGYDPHPVIRAQVAV; translated from the coding sequence ATGACTGGCGTGGCCACACCCTACGAAGACCTCCTCCGCACCATCCTTGAACACGGAACCCACAAAGACGACCGCACCGGCACCGGCACAACCAGCCTGTTCGGGCAGCAAATCCGCTTTGATCTTCAGCACTCCTTCCCACTGATCACCACCAAAAAAGTGCACGTCAAGTCCATTGTGGGGGAACTGTTATGGTTCCTGCGCGGCGATTCAAACATCTCCTTCCTCCACGAACACGGCATCACCATTTGGGACGAATGGGCATCCCCCGACGGCGAACTCGGCCCCGTTTACGGTGTGCAATGGCGCAGCTGGCCCACTCCCAACGGCGGGCACATTGACCAAATCGCAGGAGCGCTGGACATGCTGAAAAACAACCCCGACTCGCGCCGCAACATCGTCTCCGCCTGGAACGTCTCCGAGATCGACAACATGGCGCTGCCGCCCTGCCACCTACTTTTCCAGCTGTACGTAGCGGACGGGACGCTGTCCTGCCAGCTCTATCAGCGCAGCGCTGACATGTTCCTTGGGGTACCGTTCAACATCGCCTCCTACTCGCTACTCACGCACATGTTTGCGCAGCAAGCAGGGTTAAAAGTCGGCGAATTCATTTGGACGGGCGGCGACTGCCACATCTACGACAACCACCGCGAACAGGTCAAACTTCAGCTCAGCCGCGAACCCCGCCCCTACCCGCAACTAGAACTCAGAAAAGCCGACAGCATGTTTGAGTACACCTTCGACGACATCACCTTCACAGGCTACGATCCACACCCCGTCATCCGCGCACAGGTCGCCGTCTAA
- the cobF gene encoding precorrin-6A synthase (deacetylating), with product MRHIRVIGIGAGNPQHITLEAISALQGADAVLALDKGEIKADLLQLRQLIVDTHAPAVPIVTVDDPPRDRYPRNYSSEVRRWHQARAQLLNDALVDTVPEDGTAAFLVWGDPSLYDSTLRIIDHMRETCGLECDVSVVPGVTAVQVLTAAHGITINRIGEAIHITTGRNLHATSEKDRRNCVVMLDGGTAWQDAHTEHTYIWWGAYLGTSQQELRYGYVKDVGDEIAELKASLREEHGWIMDTYLLREVD from the coding sequence GTGCGCTTCAGGGCGCCGACGCCGTTCTCGCCCTCGACAAAGGCGAAATCAAGGCCGACCTGCTCCAACTCCGACAACTCATCGTGGACACCCACGCCCCCGCGGTGCCCATCGTCACTGTTGACGACCCGCCCCGCGACCGCTACCCCCGCAACTACTCTTCCGAAGTCCGTCGCTGGCACCAAGCCCGCGCCCAGCTGCTTAACGACGCCCTGGTGGACACTGTTCCCGAGGATGGCACCGCCGCATTCCTTGTCTGGGGGGATCCCTCCCTTTACGACTCCACTCTTCGCATCATCGACCACATGCGTGAAACCTGCGGACTCGAATGCGATGTGAGTGTTGTGCCCGGCGTTACTGCCGTCCAAGTACTGACCGCAGCGCACGGCATCACCATCAACCGTATTGGCGAAGCCATCCATATCACTACTGGGCGAAACCTGCACGCCACCAGCGAAAAAGACCGGCGTAACTGCGTGGTCATGCTCGACGGCGGCACCGCCTGGCAGGACGCCCACACTGAGCACACCTACATCTGGTGGGGAGCATATCTGGGTACATCCCAGCAAGAACTCCGTTATGGATACGTCAAAGACGTGGGTGACGAGATTGCCGAGCTGAAAGCCTCTCTGCGTGAGGAACACGGGTGGATTATGGATACGTATTTGCTGCGAGAGGTTGATTGA
- a CDS encoding YccF domain-containing protein: protein MRTLLNIIWVITGGIWLSLGYFFFGLLACVLVVTIPAGVASFRMANYALWPFGRTVVEKPGAGAMSGLSNVMWFFVAGLWLAAGHIATAAAQAVTIIGIPLAIANLKMIPVTCFPFGKEIVSSR, encoded by the coding sequence ATGCGAACGCTATTGAATATTATCTGGGTGATCACCGGCGGGATTTGGCTGTCGTTGGGGTATTTTTTCTTCGGGCTGCTGGCGTGCGTTCTGGTGGTGACCATTCCGGCAGGTGTGGCATCGTTCCGCATGGCTAATTACGCGCTGTGGCCGTTTGGGCGCACGGTGGTGGAGAAGCCGGGTGCGGGCGCGATGAGCGGCCTCAGTAACGTGATGTGGTTCTTTGTAGCGGGCTTGTGGCTGGCTGCGGGGCATATCGCTACGGCGGCGGCGCAGGCCGTCACCATCATTGGCATTCCGCTGGCCATTGCGAACCTGAAGATGATCCCGGTGACGTGCTTTCCGTTCGGCAAGGAGATTGTCAGCTCACGTTAG
- a CDS encoding 3'(2'),5'-bisphosphate nucleotidase CysQ, producing the protein MTVHFDDSILTRRLAQGTGEILKGVRNVGLLRGRNLGEAGDDLAQSWIARVLEQDRPDDGFLSEEAADNPARLGKNRVWIIDPLDGTKEFATGRQDWAVHIALVENGLPITAAVGLPDLGVVFHSDDVKAVLGPLSRNIVVSHNRAPAVAHHIADKFGFETTKMGSAGAKAMHVLLGDADAYVHAGGQYEWDSAAPVGVCTAAGLHCSRLDGSPLTYNNKDTYLPDILICRPELADDMLEAAAGFLEENGSY; encoded by the coding sequence ATGACTGTTCACTTTGACGACTCCATCCTCACCCGACGCCTCGCGCAAGGCACCGGCGAAATCCTCAAAGGTGTTCGAAACGTTGGCCTCCTCCGCGGCCGCAACCTCGGTGAGGCTGGTGACGACCTCGCCCAAAGCTGGATCGCACGCGTCCTCGAACAAGACCGACCCGACGACGGATTCCTTTCCGAAGAAGCCGCCGACAACCCCGCGCGCCTCGGCAAAAACCGCGTCTGGATTATCGACCCCCTTGACGGCACCAAAGAATTCGCCACCGGGCGGCAAGACTGGGCCGTACACATCGCCCTCGTTGAAAACGGCCTCCCCATTACCGCCGCCGTCGGCCTGCCCGACCTCGGCGTAGTCTTCCACTCCGATGACGTCAAAGCCGTCCTCGGGCCACTCTCCCGCAACATCGTTGTGTCCCACAACCGTGCGCCCGCCGTCGCGCACCACATCGCCGACAAGTTCGGCTTTGAGACCACCAAAATGGGATCCGCCGGCGCTAAAGCCATGCACGTTCTCCTCGGCGATGCCGACGCCTACGTCCACGCAGGTGGACAATACGAGTGGGACAGCGCTGCTCCTGTGGGAGTCTGCACCGCCGCCGGGCTGCACTGCTCTCGCCTCGACGGATCTCCCCTCACTTACAACAACAAAGACACCTACCTGCCTGATATCCTCATCTGCCGACCCGAACTCGCTGACGACATGCTAGAGGCAGCTGCGGGATTCCTGGAAGAGAACGGGAGTTACTAG
- a CDS encoding mycoredoxin codes for MNELTLYTTTWCPFCQRLTSDLDAAGVTYVNIDVDEDEAAGEWVKSVNDGNRIVPTVKYPDGSHATNPRARAVMRKLDELAG; via the coding sequence ATGAATGAACTCACCCTCTACACCACCACCTGGTGCCCCTTCTGCCAACGCCTGACTAGCGATCTTGATGCCGCTGGAGTCACCTACGTCAACATTGACGTTGACGAAGACGAAGCCGCAGGCGAGTGGGTCAAATCCGTCAACGACGGCAACCGCATCGTCCCCACCGTCAAATACCCCGACGGCAGCCACGCCACCAACCCCCGCGCCCGAGCTGTCATGCGCAAACTTGACGAGCTTGCGGGATAA
- a CDS encoding ATP-dependent helicase, producing the protein MADSVLARFCPPVAEWFRGVFAAPTPVQQEAWEAISAGEHALVVAPTGSGKTLAAFLWALNSLVSAPGQLSLIDAPPTAASSRKGTGVRVLYVSPLKALGVDVENNLRAPLLGIGRTGERLGQPVPEVRVGVRSGDTTSAERSRQVRQPPDILITTPESLYLMLTSKAGDILVDVDTVIIDEIHAIAGTKRGAHLALSLERLERITTTPPQRIGLSATVRPLERVAEFLGGNREVRIINPPAEKKWALDVRVPVEDMSDLPTPEIGSTIGEAVIDDPLGLSGPSPLEESALPTQKSIWPFVEQDVYAQIMAAHSTLLFVNARRTAERLTSRLNELWAAEHDPESLSPQRRRDPAQMMSSADVAGKAPVVIARAHHGSVSKDERALTEQMLKSGELKCVVATSSLELGIDMGAVDLVIQVESPPSVASALQRVGRAGHTVGAVSTGVLHPKNRSDLLQTAVTVERMLEGKIEELKVPSNPLDVLVQQTIAATVTADIHVDTWYETVRRAYPYKTLDRDVFDAVIDLASGVYPSTDFAELKPRIVFDRITGMLSARPGAQRVAVTSGGTIPDRGMFGVFLIGSEDTKAPRRVGELDEEMVHESRVGDIFTLGATSWRVEDITRDQVLVSPAPGHTGRLPFWNGDGLGRPAELGKAVGRFRRELAADPARVAAFSDNARANLVNYVQQQQEATGVVPDEKTLVLERFKDELGDWRVVLHSPYGRGVNAAWALAIGARIAEQTGIDAQPVAGDDGIVLRLPEGESPPGTELVMFDPGDIEQIVAEQVGNSALFASRFRECAARALLLPRRNPGKRAPLWQQRQRAAQLLDIARKYPSFPVILETVRECLQDVYDLPALKYLCRDLQERRVQVAEVTVEQPSPFSSSLLFNYTGAFLYEGDSPLAEKRAAALALDPALLAKLLGTVELRELLDPDVIEQTHSELQRTLPGRQARTAEELADVLRVIGPIPYDDLPAHCAFDEPFAALHTLGNRVMQVRIAGREHAAISTDAPLLRDALGIPVPPGVSAPTHFVDDALEQLIHRFAKTRGPFIVSDVAEAFGLGVGTAHTIVREAARAGIVVEGRYRQGVDTQEYCAKDVLRTIRLRSLARAREQAEPVSQHTYARFLQQWHGIAEVGQRPELQGADGVFAVVEQLAGVRLPASAWESWIFPTRVAGYQPTMLDELTTSGEVSIVGAGKAGARDPWIMLLPSDYAAELAPIVDVTLTPTQQAVVDLLARGGGFYFPELLSDVGGGLVVPGTMQATELQDTLWELVEMGMVTPDGFGPIRARLAAGTSGKSAHRAKRRPVRGRLRRGRTSFGPVRNNPTPPDMLGRWSLAVTPATDATHRSIAHGEAWLERYGVVTRGSVVAEDTIGGFALAYKVLAGFEESGKATRGYLIDALGAAQFSTPAVVDRLRGIERASAPCGVVVLAAADPANPYGASLPWPDDGARLTRGAGALVVLNDAQPIAHLTRGGRTLTLLGEDCVGLVVHALGDAIARGMTSRITVEKVNGDPVLESALLAEFRAAGAHITPRGVSIGGAGSTGSRGGAGASGIGGRSLGEALAELGD; encoded by the coding sequence ATGGCTGACAGTGTGCTTGCTCGTTTTTGCCCTCCAGTGGCCGAGTGGTTTCGGGGTGTTTTCGCCGCCCCGACTCCAGTTCAGCAGGAGGCCTGGGAGGCTATTTCTGCTGGTGAGCACGCATTGGTGGTCGCTCCGACTGGTTCGGGTAAGACGCTGGCGGCGTTTTTGTGGGCATTGAATTCTCTGGTGTCGGCACCGGGGCAGTTATCGCTTATCGACGCCCCTCCTACCGCGGCGTCGTCACGCAAGGGCACTGGTGTGCGGGTTCTGTATGTGTCGCCCTTGAAGGCGTTGGGCGTGGATGTGGAGAATAACCTGCGTGCGCCGCTGTTGGGTATCGGGCGCACAGGGGAGCGTTTGGGGCAGCCAGTGCCGGAGGTGCGAGTTGGTGTGCGATCGGGGGATACGACGAGCGCTGAGCGCAGCAGGCAGGTGCGCCAGCCGCCGGATATTTTGATCACCACTCCGGAGAGCCTGTATTTGATGTTGACGTCCAAGGCGGGTGACATTCTGGTGGATGTGGATACGGTGATAATCGATGAGATCCACGCCATTGCGGGCACGAAGCGCGGTGCTCACCTGGCGCTGAGCCTGGAACGACTGGAACGCATCACTACAACTCCGCCGCAGCGTATCGGCCTGTCGGCAACTGTCCGCCCGTTGGAGCGGGTGGCGGAGTTTTTGGGCGGCAACCGCGAGGTACGGATCATTAATCCGCCCGCAGAGAAGAAGTGGGCCTTGGATGTGCGGGTGCCAGTGGAGGACATGTCGGATCTGCCCACCCCAGAGATTGGCTCAACCATCGGGGAGGCGGTGATCGATGATCCTTTGGGGCTTTCCGGCCCGAGTCCCCTGGAGGAGTCGGCGCTGCCAACACAAAAGTCTATTTGGCCGTTCGTTGAGCAGGACGTGTACGCGCAGATCATGGCAGCACATTCGACGCTGCTGTTCGTCAATGCCCGCCGCACGGCGGAGCGCCTGACCAGCAGGTTGAATGAGTTGTGGGCGGCGGAGCATGACCCGGAGTCATTGTCGCCGCAGCGGCGTCGAGACCCGGCGCAGATGATGTCCTCAGCGGACGTGGCAGGGAAGGCCCCGGTGGTGATCGCGCGGGCGCACCACGGATCAGTAAGCAAGGACGAGCGCGCACTCACGGAACAGATGCTGAAGTCGGGGGAGCTGAAATGCGTGGTGGCCACCTCCTCGCTGGAGCTGGGCATTGACATGGGCGCGGTGGACCTGGTGATACAGGTGGAATCTCCGCCATCAGTGGCCAGCGCCCTCCAACGTGTGGGGCGTGCTGGTCACACGGTGGGCGCGGTGTCAACAGGTGTGCTGCATCCGAAAAACCGCAGTGACCTGTTGCAAACCGCCGTAACGGTGGAGCGCATGCTGGAGGGGAAGATTGAGGAACTGAAAGTACCCTCCAACCCTCTCGATGTGCTGGTGCAGCAGACCATCGCTGCCACCGTCACAGCCGATATTCACGTGGACACCTGGTACGAGACGGTCCGTCGCGCCTACCCGTATAAAACCCTGGACCGCGACGTCTTCGATGCTGTCATTGACCTAGCCAGCGGCGTGTACCCCTCAACGGATTTTGCTGAGCTCAAACCCCGCATCGTGTTCGACCGCATCACCGGCATGCTTTCCGCGCGCCCAGGCGCGCAGCGGGTGGCGGTGACCAGCGGCGGAACCATTCCTGACCGTGGCATGTTCGGGGTGTTCCTCATCGGCTCGGAGGACACGAAAGCCCCACGCCGTGTTGGTGAGTTGGACGAGGAGATGGTGCACGAATCCCGCGTGGGCGACATCTTCACGCTGGGGGCCACGAGCTGGCGGGTGGAAGATATCACCCGCGACCAGGTGCTGGTCTCACCCGCGCCGGGGCATACGGGCCGTCTGCCCTTCTGGAACGGGGACGGGTTGGGTCGACCCGCCGAACTGGGCAAAGCCGTGGGTAGGTTTCGCCGCGAACTAGCTGCCGACCCGGCGCGAGTGGCGGCTTTCAGCGATAATGCGCGCGCCAACCTGGTGAATTATGTGCAGCAGCAACAGGAGGCCACCGGGGTGGTCCCAGACGAGAAGACCCTGGTGCTGGAGCGTTTCAAGGATGAGCTGGGGGATTGGCGCGTGGTGCTGCATTCCCCGTATGGGCGGGGTGTGAATGCCGCGTGGGCGCTGGCCATTGGCGCGCGTATCGCGGAGCAGACGGGGATTGACGCGCAGCCTGTCGCTGGTGACGATGGTATTGTGTTGCGCCTCCCCGAGGGGGAATCCCCGCCGGGCACCGAGCTGGTGATGTTCGACCCAGGGGATATTGAGCAGATCGTGGCGGAGCAGGTGGGTAATTCGGCCTTGTTTGCGTCCCGGTTCCGGGAGTGCGCCGCCCGTGCGTTGTTGTTGCCGCGCCGGAATCCGGGCAAGCGCGCGCCGCTCTGGCAACAGCGTCAACGCGCAGCGCAGCTGTTGGATATTGCCCGGAAGTACCCCTCGTTTCCCGTCATTTTGGAGACGGTGCGGGAATGTCTTCAGGACGTGTATGACCTTCCAGCCTTGAAGTATCTGTGTCGAGACCTGCAGGAACGCCGTGTTCAGGTGGCTGAGGTGACGGTGGAGCAACCCAGCCCTTTTTCCTCCTCGTTGCTGTTTAATTACACAGGCGCGTTCCTGTATGAGGGCGACAGTCCCCTCGCGGAGAAGCGCGCCGCCGCTTTGGCTCTGGACCCGGCGCTGTTGGCCAAGCTGCTAGGCACGGTGGAGCTCCGGGAACTGCTCGACCCGGACGTGATCGAACAAACGCACTCCGAGCTGCAGCGAACCCTTCCCGGTCGCCAGGCCCGCACTGCTGAAGAGCTTGCGGACGTACTGCGGGTTATCGGTCCGATTCCCTACGATGACCTGCCCGCGCACTGTGCCTTCGACGAGCCCTTCGCCGCCCTGCACACCCTTGGTAATCGCGTGATGCAGGTACGTATTGCCGGGCGGGAGCACGCCGCCATCAGCACGGATGCTCCGTTGCTTCGCGACGCCCTGGGAATCCCCGTCCCGCCTGGGGTTTCGGCACCCACGCATTTCGTGGATGACGCCTTGGAACAGCTAATTCATCGCTTCGCCAAAACCCGTGGGCCGTTCATCGTCAGCGACGTGGCAGAGGCTTTTGGCCTTGGCGTGGGCACCGCGCACACCATCGTCCGGGAGGCGGCACGCGCCGGGATTGTGGTAGAGGGGAGGTATCGGCAGGGCGTCGATACGCAGGAGTATTGCGCAAAGGATGTGCTGCGGACCATTCGTCTGCGGAGTTTGGCGCGGGCGCGGGAGCAGGCCGAGCCGGTGAGCCAACACACCTACGCGCGGTTCCTGCAGCAGTGGCACGGTATTGCGGAGGTAGGGCAGCGCCCCGAACTGCAGGGTGCCGACGGTGTGTTTGCTGTGGTGGAGCAGTTGGCGGGTGTGCGGCTGCCTGCCAGTGCGTGGGAATCCTGGATTTTTCCGACGCGGGTGGCGGGCTACCAGCCCACCATGCTGGACGAACTCACCACCAGCGGCGAGGTCAGCATCGTTGGTGCGGGCAAAGCCGGGGCGCGCGATCCCTGGATCATGCTGCTGCCCAGCGACTATGCCGCCGAACTCGCGCCGATTGTGGACGTCACACTCACACCCACTCAGCAAGCGGTGGTGGATCTGCTGGCGCGCGGCGGCGGATTCTACTTTCCCGAACTGCTCAGCGACGTTGGCGGCGGGCTCGTCGTGCCGGGTACGATGCAGGCCACCGAACTACAGGACACGCTGTGGGAACTCGTGGAGATGGGTATGGTCACCCCGGATGGCTTCGGGCCGATTCGTGCGCGCCTCGCCGCAGGTACGTCAGGAAAGTCCGCGCACCGCGCGAAACGACGCCCCGTGCGCGGCAGACTTCGCCGGGGACGCACCAGTTTCGGCCCTGTGCGCAATAACCCTACGCCGCCCGACATGCTGGGGCGCTGGTCGCTGGCTGTCACTCCTGCCACCGACGCCACCCACCGCTCCATCGCCCACGGTGAGGCATGGCTGGAACGCTACGGCGTGGTCACTCGTGGCAGCGTGGTTGCCGAAGACACCATCGGTGGGTTCGCCCTCGCCTACAAGGTTCTCGCCGGGTTTGAGGAATCTGGCAAAGCCACCCGCGGCTACCTTATCGACGCTCTGGGAGCCGCGCAGTTTTCCACGCCCGCCGTGGTGGACCGCCTGCGCGGTATCGAACGCGCCTCTGCGCCATGTGGCGTGGTGGTTCTCGCCGCCGCTGACCCCGCCAATCCCTACGGTGCCAGCTTGCCGTGGCCCGATGATGGTGCTCGTCTTACTCGTGGTGCTGGGGCACTGGTTGTGCTTAACGACGCCCAGCCTATCGCCCACCTCACGCGCGGCGGACGCACCCTCACTCTCCTTGGCGAGGACTGCGTGGGGCTTGTCGTGCACGCTTTGGGCGATGCGATTGCGCGGGGCATGACCAGCAGAATCACGGTGGAGAAAGTCAACGGCGACCCTGTTTTGGAGTCCGCCCTGCTTGCCGAATTCCGCGCCGCTGGAGCGCACATCACCCCACGCGGCGTGAGCATCGGGGGAGCCGGGAGTACTGGTTCGCGTGGCGGTGCTGGAGCCAGTGGCATTGGGGGTCGGTCGCTGGGTGAGGCATTGGCTGAGCTGGGGGATTAG
- a CDS encoding dihydrofolate reductase: protein MLRAIWAQTHDRVIGNGHDMPWYLPEDLAHFKNTTLDHPIIMGRATWESLPRRPLPGRDNIILSTRPPGDWSTGATVTTEPPQDGWIIGGGQVYASTLPLVDAITMTLIDAHLAPHLGNRAVFAPDITGEFTIESETDWLTSERGIIRSDDGVDSSGVGGKKTPLRYKYITYVRT from the coding sequence ATGCTCCGCGCCATCTGGGCTCAAACCCACGACCGCGTCATCGGCAACGGCCACGACATGCCTTGGTACCTGCCTGAAGACCTAGCACACTTCAAAAACACCACGCTCGACCACCCCATCATCATGGGCCGCGCCACGTGGGAATCACTTCCCCGCCGCCCCCTGCCCGGCCGTGACAATATCATCCTATCCACCCGCCCGCCTGGCGACTGGTCCACCGGCGCCACCGTGACCACAGAGCCCCCACAAGACGGCTGGATCATCGGCGGTGGCCAAGTCTACGCCAGCACACTCCCTCTGGTTGATGCCATCACCATGACACTTATCGACGCCCACCTGGCCCCTCACCTTGGTAACCGTGCTGTTTTCGCACCTGACATCACAGGCGAATTCACCATCGAATCAGAAACCGACTGGCTCACCTCCGAACGTGGGATTATTCGCAGTGACGATGGTGTTGACTCTAGTGGCGTCGGCGGCAAAAAGACGCCACTACGGTACAAATACATCACCTATGTAAGGACTTAA
- a CDS encoding HipA domain-containing protein, translating into MGKVKSLDLYLSGQFAAYVSRDANGECLLQYSDEWLANPDAYPFSLSLPLQADPHTTTNIEYILQGLLPENKKLLSDWGRRYNIVNANDAFEVLGHMGEDIAGAAQFVRTGNIPGFDDFSHPLSDRDVETLIASVREFGGALPSHRVIPRATLSGAHEKIALAYHDKQWFLPDGTTPSTHIFKPASMQFRDIDRLEAAIMTAARTIGINTATAGLVGVGSERAYVTARFDRTMLPEGTLRIHQEDIIQAWGLSPEKKYQKAGGPSLSDYVRFLREHSSNAEEDVQALVRQAAFNVAIGNGDAHGKNHSLLIKPGGEVRLAPAYDLISVAPYPSYSQELALSIGTNFNFRTVTMSDWKQFATDAGLEADWVLEEVTTIWKGAPELILQEIQDHKAPARIFNPVAQLFDTLPGRL; encoded by the coding sequence GTGGGTAAAGTAAAGAGCCTTGACTTGTACCTTTCTGGACAGTTTGCTGCTTACGTCTCTCGCGACGCTAATGGCGAATGCCTACTTCAATATTCAGATGAATGGCTTGCCAACCCAGATGCTTATCCTTTTTCTTTAAGTTTGCCTTTGCAAGCAGATCCGCATACCACCACAAATATAGAATACATTTTACAGGGTTTGCTACCGGAGAATAAGAAGCTCCTGTCTGATTGGGGTCGGCGCTATAACATTGTCAACGCCAATGATGCTTTTGAGGTTCTTGGCCATATGGGCGAGGACATTGCCGGCGCAGCACAATTTGTTCGCACAGGTAACATCCCTGGTTTTGATGATTTTTCCCATCCGCTCAGCGACCGCGACGTGGAAACCCTCATTGCATCGGTGCGGGAATTCGGCGGTGCACTCCCCTCACATCGTGTGATTCCCCGCGCTACCCTCTCGGGGGCGCACGAGAAGATTGCGCTGGCCTACCACGACAAGCAATGGTTCTTGCCTGATGGGACCACCCCGTCTACTCATATTTTTAAACCTGCATCGATGCAGTTTCGGGACATTGATCGCCTTGAAGCTGCGATCATGACGGCGGCACGCACCATCGGAATCAATACGGCGACGGCCGGGTTGGTGGGCGTCGGCAGTGAGCGCGCGTACGTGACGGCACGATTTGACCGCACCATGCTGCCGGAAGGAACTCTCCGTATCCATCAAGAAGACATCATTCAGGCATGGGGTCTGAGCCCTGAGAAGAAATACCAGAAGGCGGGCGGGCCGTCGTTAAGCGACTATGTGCGGTTCCTGCGTGAGCATTCCAGCAACGCCGAGGAGGATGTGCAGGCGCTGGTGCGGCAGGCAGCGTTCAACGTGGCGATCGGCAACGGTGACGCGCACGGAAAGAACCATTCGCTGCTGATCAAACCGGGCGGCGAGGTTCGGCTAGCCCCCGCATACGACCTCATTTCCGTGGCACCGTACCCCAGCTACAGTCAAGAACTTGCACTGTCTATTGGCACGAATTTTAACTTCCGCACCGTCACCATGAGCGACTGGAAGCAGTTTGCCACCGACGCCGGGCTTGAGGCTGACTGGGTGCTGGAAGAAGTAACCACCATCTGGAAAGGCGCTCCCGAGCTCATCCTCCAGGAAATCCAGGACCACAAGGCACCCGCACGCATCTTCAACCCCGTGGCCCAGCTATTCGACACGCTACCCGGACGGCTTTAG